In Notamacropus eugenii isolate mMacEug1 chromosome 1, mMacEug1.pri_v2, whole genome shotgun sequence, one genomic interval encodes:
- the LOC140506574 gene encoding uncharacterized protein isoform X3: MKQLNPHHQASSPKDLPHTLQGSQGASSDKCIKVKIPEPVFMATQHPEEDQKQGVDDVQKKRLSYCPPSFTWQPVFFLEPLRFSTFEVGPKALTGAGLMVHGIHCEVGPHPKKTPKNKTLGTPKGGPKPKDPPTMGQLLEMFEKNLRRISSLCDFICQKPTLSILDQKSPRATRNNTHQTVQKKTKRCLFSKHEIWAPGPMVKPWFQPQNLLPPKATLKIQTPFIKPLPKTQGVGPLSTTRWR; this comes from the exons atgaaacaactgaaccctCACCACCAAGCCTCTTCCCCCAAAGACCTGCCCCACACTTTACAAGGCAGTCAAGGAGCGTCTTCTGACAA gTGTATAAAGGTCAAAATTCCAGAACCAGTTTTCATGGCTACACAGCATCCTGAAGAAGACCAAAAGCAAGGGGTAGATGATGTCCAGAAGAAAAGGCTATCATACTGCCCACCTTCCTTTACTTGGCAACCAGTCTTCTTTCTAGAACCACTGAGGTTTTCCACATTTGAG GTGGGACCCAAAGCCTTGACAGGGGCTGGTCTGATGGTGCATGGGATCCACTGTGAAGTTGGCCCACACCCCAAGAAGACTCCTAAGAACAAAACTTTAGGGACACCAAAGGGGGGACCCAAACCCAAGGACCCACCAACAATGGGTCAACTCCTGGAGATGTTTGAGAAGAACCTGCGAAG GATTTCCTCACTGTGTGATTTTATCTGCCAAAAACCTACTTTGTCCATCCTGGACCAGAAGAGCCCAAGAGCAACAAGG AACAACACCCACCAGACTGTTCAAAAGAAGACTAAGAGGTGCCTTTTCTCCAAACATGAAATCTGGGCGCCCGGTCCTATGGTGAAGCCTTGGTTCCAGCCTCAAAACCTCCTTCCTCCCAAAGCCACTCTTAAGATACAAACACCATTTATAAAGCCTTTACCCAAGACCCAAGGCGTTGGACCTCTCTCAACCACTAGGTGGCGGTAA
- the LOC140506574 gene encoding uncharacterized protein isoform X1, translated as MKQLNPHHQASSPKDLPHTLQGSQGASSDNYPEPKTAEAEDDSVFSEEEEKEKPHNDQLVVLPTKSWGPSCIKVKIPEPVFMATQHPEEDQKQGVDDVQKKRLSYCPPSFTWQPVFFLEPLRFSTFEVGPKALTGAGLMVHGIHCEVGPHPKKTPKNKTLGTPKGGPKPKDPPTMGQLLEMFEKNLRRISSLCDFICQKPTLSILDQKSPRATRNNTHQTVQKKTKRCLFSKHEIWAPGPMVKPWFQPQNLLPPKATLKIQTPFIKPLPKTQGVGPLSTTRWR; from the exons atgaaacaactgaaccctCACCACCAAGCCTCTTCCCCCAAAGACCTGCCCCACACTTTACAAGGCAGTCAAGGAGCGTCTTCTGACAA TTATCCAGAACCAAAAACTGCTGAAGCTGAagatgactcagttttctctgaggaagaagaaaaagaaaagccacaCAATGACCAATTGGTGGTACTGCCAACAAAATCCTGGGGCCCATC gTGTATAAAGGTCAAAATTCCAGAACCAGTTTTCATGGCTACACAGCATCCTGAAGAAGACCAAAAGCAAGGGGTAGATGATGTCCAGAAGAAAAGGCTATCATACTGCCCACCTTCCTTTACTTGGCAACCAGTCTTCTTTCTAGAACCACTGAGGTTTTCCACATTTGAG GTGGGACCCAAAGCCTTGACAGGGGCTGGTCTGATGGTGCATGGGATCCACTGTGAAGTTGGCCCACACCCCAAGAAGACTCCTAAGAACAAAACTTTAGGGACACCAAAGGGGGGACCCAAACCCAAGGACCCACCAACAATGGGTCAACTCCTGGAGATGTTTGAGAAGAACCTGCGAAG GATTTCCTCACTGTGTGATTTTATCTGCCAAAAACCTACTTTGTCCATCCTGGACCAGAAGAGCCCAAGAGCAACAAGG AACAACACCCACCAGACTGTTCAAAAGAAGACTAAGAGGTGCCTTTTCTCCAAACATGAAATCTGGGCGCCCGGTCCTATGGTGAAGCCTTGGTTCCAGCCTCAAAACCTCCTTCCTCCCAAAGCCACTCTTAAGATACAAACACCATTTATAAAGCCTTTACCCAAGACCCAAGGCGTTGGACCTCTCTCAACCACTAGGTGGCGGTAA
- the LOC140506574 gene encoding uncharacterized protein isoform X2 translates to MKQLNPHHQASSPKDLPHTLQGSQGASSDNYPEPKTAEAEDDSVFSEEEEKEKPHNDQLVVLPTKSWGPSCIKVKIPEPVFMATQHPEEDQKQGVDDVQKKRLSYCPPSFTWQPVFFLEPLRFSTFEVGPKALTGAGLMVHGIHCEVGPHPKKTPKNKTLGTPKGGPKPKDPPTMGQLLEMFEKNLRRISSLCDFICQKPTLSILDQKSPRATRHLPMHFFHRTTPTRLFKRRLRGAFSPNMKSGRPVLW, encoded by the exons atgaaacaactgaaccctCACCACCAAGCCTCTTCCCCCAAAGACCTGCCCCACACTTTACAAGGCAGTCAAGGAGCGTCTTCTGACAA TTATCCAGAACCAAAAACTGCTGAAGCTGAagatgactcagttttctctgaggaagaagaaaaagaaaagccacaCAATGACCAATTGGTGGTACTGCCAACAAAATCCTGGGGCCCATC gTGTATAAAGGTCAAAATTCCAGAACCAGTTTTCATGGCTACACAGCATCCTGAAGAAGACCAAAAGCAAGGGGTAGATGATGTCCAGAAGAAAAGGCTATCATACTGCCCACCTTCCTTTACTTGGCAACCAGTCTTCTTTCTAGAACCACTGAGGTTTTCCACATTTGAG GTGGGACCCAAAGCCTTGACAGGGGCTGGTCTGATGGTGCATGGGATCCACTGTGAAGTTGGCCCACACCCCAAGAAGACTCCTAAGAACAAAACTTTAGGGACACCAAAGGGGGGACCCAAACCCAAGGACCCACCAACAATGGGTCAACTCCTGGAGATGTTTGAGAAGAACCTGCGAAG GATTTCCTCACTGTGTGATTTTATCTGCCAAAAACCTACTTTGTCCATCCTGGACCAGAAGAGCCCAAGAGCAACAAGG CATCTGCCCATGCATTTCTTCCACAGAACAACACCCACCAGACTGTTCAAAAGAAGACTAAGAGGTGCCTTTTCTCCAAACATGAAATCTGGGCGCCCGGTCCTATGGTGA